From the Parcubacteria group bacterium genome, one window contains:
- a CDS encoding HAD-IC family P-type ATPase encodes MDKKNQFYCQEVADVISEFHSSQHGLSSNDARKRLLGKGHIELPGAKRDNYLSIFFRQFRSSLIYILLVAGAVVFLMGEIIDALVIFFVLFFNAMIGAIQEGKAQNTFLALKKFIKGRATVLRNSEEIIVSDREVVLGDIIVLREGEKVPADARLMASNSLTINEAALTGESTPKFKTTAAIKKRYISIMNRENIVYKGTTVVAGNGKAIIVATGVDTFLGSIAKETLAIGSAFPLKNDIKKLSRLVIVFVLAVSAILLVLGLANGYILKDIFKTMVAIAVSIIPEGLPIVITLVLAGGVWRMGKKNVLVKKLQAVEVLGETKILAVDKTGTVTKNELVVEEIYAGDNFFEIESKGYSPEGEVSFNGKIIDPLNHPELLLAGKIAAFNSSAGLIFEKKEGVWRIAGDPTEGSIAVFSKKIGFHRDELLSEAHLLDEIPFSYELKFHATLHEQKTNNLLAVTGSPESILDLSESEWSIDGSRKFTEKRRQAIRSVINSMSQKGLRIIGFAFCETSIGALDKGNIPKLIFGGFFGIKDALREEVKNAVKQVSMSGIKVVMITGDHQITAMAIAKEAGIYKSADEVLNGEEIEKLNEEELALKIKNVSVFARITPDQKLKIIKAYQANGMVIAMTGDGVNDALSLTAADIGIGMGKIGTEVAKEASDIILLDDNFGSITHGVEEGRNIFDSIKKVVLYLFSTSLGEVFVILGALFIGFPLPILAAQILWLNLVTDGFLDMALAMEPKEGGKSGIYRKTFIVDKLMLQRMFFMALPMAIGTLYLFSQNYQTDIAKAWTISLTTLAVFQWFNAWNCRSESSSIFKMNPFSNKFLVGATGVVIGLQLLAVYNPFFQKVLRTVPLSGKDWAVIAGVAFSIVIIEELRKIVFRNIIARRTTG; translated from the coding sequence ATGGATAAAAAAAATCAGTTTTATTGTCAGGAAGTAGCGGACGTGATAAGCGAATTCCATTCTAGCCAGCATGGGCTTTCTTCTAATGATGCCAGAAAAAGGCTTTTGGGAAAAGGGCATATTGAACTGCCGGGAGCCAAGAGGGACAATTATTTGTCTATTTTTTTTCGTCAATTTAGAAGTTCGCTTATCTATATACTGCTAGTCGCTGGAGCCGTCGTTTTTTTAATGGGGGAAATTATTGACGCGCTGGTCATTTTTTTTGTACTTTTTTTTAATGCAATGATCGGCGCAATCCAGGAAGGAAAAGCGCAAAACACTTTTTTGGCTCTCAAAAAATTCATTAAAGGAAGGGCGACTGTTCTTAGAAATAGTGAAGAAATAATTGTATCCGATAGAGAAGTGGTTCTCGGTGATATTATCGTTCTTCGTGAAGGGGAAAAGGTTCCTGCGGATGCTCGTCTTATGGCTTCAAACTCTCTCACAATTAATGAAGCGGCTCTTACTGGAGAATCAACCCCAAAATTCAAAACAACAGCGGCTATCAAAAAAAGATATATTTCAATAATGAACCGGGAAAATATTGTTTACAAAGGCACAACTGTCGTTGCGGGAAATGGAAAAGCGATTATCGTGGCAACAGGAGTGGATACTTTTTTGGGAAGCATTGCCAAGGAAACTTTGGCTATTGGTTCAGCATTTCCGCTCAAGAATGATATAAAAAAATTATCCCGGCTGGTGATTGTTTTTGTATTGGCAGTTTCCGCAATTTTGCTTGTTTTAGGTTTGGCTAACGGATATATTTTGAAAGATATTTTTAAAACAATGGTAGCCATTGCTGTTTCTATTATTCCAGAAGGACTGCCTATTGTAATTACGCTGGTTTTGGCCGGCGGAGTGTGGCGAATGGGCAAAAAGAATGTTTTAGTCAAAAAACTTCAAGCAGTTGAAGTTTTGGGTGAGACTAAGATTTTAGCTGTTGATAAGACCGGAACAGTTACCAAAAATGAACTGGTGGTGGAAGAAATCTATGCCGGAGATAATTTTTTTGAAATAGAAAGCAAGGGGTATAGCCCCGAAGGTGAAGTAAGTTTTAATGGAAAAATAATAGATCCGCTCAACCATCCCGAACTTTTATTGGCTGGTAAAATAGCCGCTTTCAATAGCAGTGCTGGTTTGATTTTTGAAAAGAAGGAAGGGGTGTGGCGGATAGCCGGAGATCCTACAGAAGGATCAATAGCTGTATTTTCCAAGAAAATTGGTTTTCATCGCGATGAATTGCTTTCTGAGGCGCATCTTTTAGATGAAATTCCTTTTAGTTATGAACTGAAATTTCATGCCACTCTTCACGAACAAAAAACAAATAATCTTTTGGCAGTGACTGGTTCTCCGGAATCCATTCTGGATTTATCTGAAAGTGAATGGAGCATTGACGGTTCCAGGAAGTTTACGGAAAAAAGAAGACAAGCTATCCGATCGGTCATAAACTCCATGTCTCAAAAAGGGCTTCGGATCATAGGTTTCGCTTTTTGCGAAACTAGCATTGGCGCATTAGATAAAGGAAATATTCCCAAACTTATTTTTGGAGGATTTTTCGGGATCAAAGATGCACTTCGGGAAGAAGTGAAAAATGCTGTCAAGCAAGTTTCTATGTCTGGGATTAAGGTGGTTATGATAACCGGCGATCATCAAATAACCGCTATGGCGATTGCTAAAGAAGCCGGGATTTATAAATCTGCCGATGAAGTTTTGAATGGCGAAGAAATAGAAAAATTGAACGAAGAAGAATTGGCGTTGAAAATAAAAAATGTTTCCGTATTTGCCAGAATCACTCCTGATCAGAAACTTAAAATAATAAAAGCCTACCAGGCAAACGGCATGGTAATAGCGATGACCGGAGATGGGGTGAATGATGCACTTTCGCTCACGGCGGCGGATATTGGCATAGGCATGGGAAAAATCGGCACGGAAGTAGCCAAAGAAGCTTCGGATATAATTCTTCTCGATGACAATTTTGGAAGCATAACCCATGGCGTTGAAGAAGGAAGGAATATCTTTGATTCCATTAAGAAAGTTGTTCTTTATCTTTTTTCCACTAGTTTGGGCGAAGTTTTTGTGATCCTAGGAGCACTTTTCATTGGCTTTCCTTTACCAATTTTAGCTGCTCAAATTTTATGGCTCAATCTGGTGACAGATGGATTTTTGGATATGGCGCTAGCAATGGAACCGAAAGAAGGAGGTAAATCTGGTATCTATAGGAAAACTTTCATTGTGGACAAATTGATGTTGCAAAGGATGTTTTTTATGGCTTTGCCGATGGCTATCGGAACGCTTTATTTGTTTAGCCAAAATTACCAAACGGATATTGCAAAAGCTTGGACAATTTCACTTACAACGCTTGCGGTTTTCCAATGGTTCAACGCATGGAATTGTCGTTCGGAAAGCAGTTCAATTTTTAAGATGAATCCATTCTCTAATAAATTTTTAGTTGGAGCCACTGGCGTTGTCATTGGACTTCAACTGTTGGCGGTCTACAATCCATTTTTTCAGAAAGTTTTGCGGACAGTGCCTTTGTCAGGAAAGGATTGGGCCGTTATTGCCGGTGTTGCATTTTCAATAGTTATTATTGAAGAGCTAAGAAAGATTGTGTTTAGAAATATTATAGCGAGAAGGACGACGGGATAA
- a CDS encoding C39 family peptidase has protein sequence MKKVIFIILIVLFLAIAGGIFYRGRIFSVNRVAITQNEAKEKVEPESQVSVVSSESFAEPEKPIALSIPDFIMLDVPFVGQAPFQIWDALHEDACEEASLVMLKYFSDGKKSITKEQAEKEIQDMVAFEKKNGYKPSIALEELNQIASKYYKLENGRVGKNITIEDIKKELSNEKPVIVGAAGKVLPNPNFKNGGPNYHMLVIIGYDAQGFITNDPGTRLGEGFRYSFDDLLKSIHDWDSKNILNGGKDYLVFD, from the coding sequence ATGAAAAAAGTTATATTTATAATATTGATCGTATTATTTCTGGCCATTGCCGGCGGAATTTTTTATCGCGGGAGAATATTTAGCGTTAACAGAGTCGCGATTACACAAAACGAAGCCAAAGAAAAAGTCGAGCCGGAAAGCCAAGTTTCCGTAGTTTCTTCTGAATCTTTCGCTGAGCCAGAAAAACCGATAGCGCTTTCAATTCCTGACTTTATAATGCTAGACGTGCCTTTTGTTGGCCAGGCGCCGTTTCAAATCTGGGATGCGCTTCACGAAGACGCTTGCGAGGAAGCAAGCCTGGTTATGCTGAAATATTTTTCTGATGGCAAAAAATCAATTACCAAAGAGCAAGCCGAAAAAGAAATTCAGGATATGGTTGCTTTTGAAAAGAAAAACGGATATAAGCCAAGCATTGCATTGGAAGAACTAAATCAAATTGCTAGTAAATATTACAAATTAGAAAACGGCAGGGTGGGGAAAAATATTACCATCGAAGATATTAAGAAAGAATTATCAAATGAAAAACCGGTAATCGTCGGAGCGGCGGGAAAAGTTTTGCCCAATCCCAATTTTAAAAACGGCGGACCGAATTATCATATGCTGGTAATCATCGGCTATGACGCTCAAGGTTTTATTACCAACGATCCTGGAACGCGCTTGGGCGAAGGCTTTCGATATTCTTTTGACGATTTGCTCAAATCCATTCATGACTGGGATTCAAAAAATATTCTAAACGGAGGTAAGGATTATTTAGTTTTTGATTAA
- a CDS encoding aminoacyl--tRNA ligase-related protein yields MKQSKLFTKTKKEAPKDELSINAQLLIRAGFVDKLMAGVYTFLPLGLRVMKKIENIIREEMNAIGGQEITMPALQPKENWMTTGRWDTMDDLYKVKDVSDREFALGATHEEVISPLAKKFVNSYKDLPLYAYQFQNKFRMELRSKSGLLRGREFLMKDLYSFHLTKKDLDEYYEKVKEAYFKIFERFGIREKTHLAFASGGTFSKYSHEFQTISQAGEDIIYVCNKCGLAINKEIKSETEKCPECGGTDFREEKAIETGNIFKLMNKYSKPFNLSVTDEKGENQEVMMGCYGIGLSRAMGTIVELNNDEKGMIWPEAVAPFKVHLLSLGKNEEAEKIYQELTEKNVEVLFDDREASAGAKFADSDLIGIPYRVVISEKSLASGGVEVKKRSEEKSEIIEVEKLLSYFQK; encoded by the coding sequence ATGAAACAATCAAAACTTTTTACCAAGACCAAAAAAGAAGCGCCGAAAGATGAGTTGAGCATCAATGCTCAATTGCTTATACGTGCCGGATTTGTCGATAAACTGATGGCGGGAGTCTACACTTTTTTGCCATTGGGACTTCGGGTAATGAAAAAAATAGAAAATATAATTCGCGAGGAAATGAATGCTATCGGGGGTCAGGAGATTACAATGCCGGCACTTCAACCAAAAGAAAACTGGATGACAACCGGAAGATGGGATACGATGGACGATTTGTATAAAGTAAAAGATGTGAGCGATAGAGAATTTGCGCTTGGAGCAACTCACGAAGAAGTTATATCGCCACTGGCGAAAAAATTTGTAAACTCATATAAAGATTTGCCTTTGTATGCTTATCAATTCCAGAATAAATTCAGAATGGAACTTCGTTCAAAATCCGGACTGCTTCGCGGGAGAGAATTTTTGATGAAAGATTTATATTCTTTTCATCTAACGAAAAAAGATCTGGATGAATATTATGAAAAAGTTAAAGAAGCCTATTTTAAGATTTTTGAAAGATTTGGGATCAGAGAAAAAACACATCTTGCTTTTGCTTCGGGAGGAACATTTTCCAAATATTCCCACGAGTTTCAAACAATTTCGCAAGCCGGAGAAGATATAATATACGTTTGCAATAAATGCGGTTTGGCAATCAATAAAGAAATAAAATCAGAAACGGAAAAGTGTCCTGAGTGCGGAGGAACTGACTTTCGTGAAGAAAAAGCGATTGAAACGGGAAACATATTCAAACTGATGAATAAATATTCCAAGCCGTTTAATTTAAGCGTTACCGATGAAAAAGGAGAAAATCAAGAAGTTATGATGGGATGCTATGGAATCGGACTTAGCAGAGCGATGGGAACAATTGTGGAATTGAACAATGACGAAAAAGGAATGATCTGGCCGGAAGCGGTGGCTCCGTTCAAAGTTCATCTTTTGAGTTTGGGAAAAAACGAAGAAGCAGAAAAGATTTATCAGGAGCTAACTGAGAAAAATGTTGAAGTTTTGTTTGATGACCGAGAAGCCAGCGCTGGAGCAAAATTCGCTGATAGCGATCTCATTGGAATTCCGTATCGCGTTGTCATCAGTGAAAAATCTCTTGCATCCGGCGGGGTAGAAGTGAAAAAGAGAAGCGAAGAAAAGAGTGAAATTATTGAAGTTGAAAAATTGCTTTCATATTTTCAAAAATAA
- a CDS encoding alanine--tRNA ligase yields the protein MTANELRQKFLKFFESKGHTIIPSASLIPENDPSVLFTTAGMHPLVPYLMGEKYPGGSRVVDVQKCVRTGDIDEVGDTCHHTFFEMLGNWSFGDYFKEDSIKWSFEFLISKEGLNLDKNRIAISVFAGDDDAPFDEESYALWKNSGISEKRIAKLPKKNNWWGMEKGPCGPDTEIFYWTGDPENVPESFNDDNALWVEIWNNVFIQYNKIQDDGYEVLKQKNVDTGMGLERILAAINEFDDNYKTDLFWSIIEKIEEISGKKYGESEEITKSMRIIADHIKAATFIMADDKDISPSNLGQGYVVRRLIRRAIRHGKILGIENDSWTKEIAKIVAFEYRDVYSELPRNIDKVLKKFEEEEEKFRETLEKGLNILNKLYPIGSKKLKDGEFPPVINKDVDPEEVFNLYQTYGFPFEMIQEELNKRGLRAYEEEFQRRLKKHQELSRTASKGMFKGGLADSSEETKRLHTAAHLLLAALRKMFGDHVYQKGSNITPERLRFDFSYSEKMTEEQIREIEKMVNDVIQEDLPVICEEMSLDEAVKQNAMGIFKAKYGEQVKVYTIQSAQGGPPFSREICGGPHATRTGNLGKFKIVKEESSSAGVRRIKATLE from the coding sequence ATGACAGCCAATGAGCTTAGGCAGAAATTTTTAAAATTCTTTGAATCCAAGGGACACACCATTATTCCCTCAGCTTCACTTATTCCCGAAAATGATCCTTCGGTGCTTTTTACGACCGCCGGAATGCATCCTTTGGTTCCGTATCTTATGGGAGAAAAATATCCCGGAGGAAGTCGTGTGGTCGATGTGCAAAAATGCGTTCGCACGGGAGACATTGATGAAGTGGGAGACACTTGCCATCATACTTTTTTCGAAATGCTGGGGAATTGGAGTTTCGGAGATTATTTTAAGGAAGATTCCATAAAATGGAGTTTCGAATTTTTGATATCAAAAGAAGGACTAAATTTGGACAAAAATAGAATTGCTATTTCAGTTTTTGCTGGCGATGATGATGCTCCGTTTGATGAAGAGTCGTATGCTCTTTGGAAAAACTCGGGAATTTCCGAAAAAAGAATTGCCAAACTTCCCAAAAAAAATAATTGGTGGGGAATGGAAAAAGGACCTTGCGGACCGGACACGGAAATATTTTATTGGACTGGAGATCCTGAAAATGTTCCGGAAAGCTTCAATGATGACAATGCTCTTTGGGTAGAAATCTGGAATAATGTTTTCATCCAGTATAACAAGATCCAGGATGACGGATATGAGGTTTTAAAACAGAAAAATGTCGATACGGGAATGGGATTGGAAAGAATCCTAGCGGCGATAAATGAATTTGATGATAATTATAAAACTGATTTGTTCTGGTCGATAATTGAAAAAATCGAGGAAATTTCCGGAAAAAAATATGGAGAAAGCGAGGAAATTACCAAATCAATGCGCATTATTGCCGATCACATAAAAGCGGCTACTTTTATTATGGCGGATGACAAAGATATTTCTCCTTCCAATCTGGGACAAGGATATGTGGTCAGGCGTCTAATTCGAAGAGCGATTCGTCACGGTAAAATTTTGGGAATCGAAAATGATTCTTGGACGAAAGAAATTGCCAAGATCGTGGCTTTTGAATACAGAGATGTTTATTCGGAACTGCCAAGAAATATTGATAAAGTTTTGAAAAAATTTGAGGAGGAAGAAGAAAAATTTAGAGAAACTTTAGAAAAAGGATTGAATATTCTAAATAAATTATACCCCATAGGATCAAAAAAGTTGAAAGATGGAGAATTTCCACCAGTTATAAATAAAGATGTGGATCCAGAAGAAGTTTTTAATCTATACCAAACATACGGATTTCCCTTTGAAATGATACAGGAAGAATTGAACAAAAGAGGGCTTAGGGCTTATGAGGAAGAATTTCAACGAAGGCTCAAAAAACATCAAGAGCTTTCTCGCACTGCGTCCAAAGGAATGTTTAAAGGAGGGCTGGCTGATTCAAGCGAGGAAACGAAAAGATTGCATACAGCGGCGCATTTGCTTTTGGCGGCGCTTCGAAAAATGTTTGGAGATCATGTTTATCAAAAAGGATCCAATATTACGCCAGAAAGGCTTCGATTTGATTTTTCTTATTCGGAAAAAATGACTGAGGAACAGATAAGAGAAATTGAAAAAATGGTTAACGATGTTATTCAAGAAGATTTACCGGTAATTTGCGAAGAAATGAGTTTGGATGAAGCAGTGAAGCAAAATGCCATGGGAATTTTTAAGGCGAAATACGGAGAACAAGTTAAAGTTTATACGATACAATCCGCCCAAGGCGGACCTCCTTTCAGTCGGGAAATTTGCGGAGGTCCGCACGCAACGCGCACCGGAAACTTAGGAAAATTCAAAATAGTAAAAGAAGAAAGTTCTTCGGCGGGAGTGCGAAGAATCAAAGCAACTTTAGAATAA
- a CDS encoding peptidoglycan-binding protein produces MNKKNKRKTEKNIFIFLAFLILSIGFVIFPRDAKAAPSISTYNMITNKTTPDVKGTISGVTGTAEVSVTINAIEYSLDSVTNGNWSMTVGEDGHPLESEHYYTVEITATDGTGDNSTTAYIYVDEGCPYEFYYTGDGGEEAEFSSITFSETYNYTSDDGLFSLSFPAGTVVVQRGGGTFDLADWYAEIVDSNNERIISKLRFGIPDEDLDFSVHDVIVTFNVGEEYSGQSLNIFSRGDGDNDEGWEPLEIDCTVTEGGSCTFSINHASYFSISQYTSIAETEEGENDDNDDDNNDDDSETAHIDSWKAYRYEDANKSCSSRLKLTIKGKYFDKNAEVKIGNNEASSVNTKSSKKIVAKFCMSKLLDNQASHKKTISVTNSDADMEKADKKINLDDVGYSASEKDFDIQTTEGAKSIQAALAKLGFLDEGYVTGFYGLITTNAVVEFQKQNGISQTGYVGPLTKTKLEEKMK; encoded by the coding sequence ATGAATAAAAAAAACAAAAGAAAAACTGAAAAAAATATTTTTATTTTTTTGGCATTTTTAATTTTATCTATAGGTTTTGTTATTTTTCCTCGTGATGCAAAAGCTGCTCCCTCAATTTCTACTTATAATATGATAACCAACAAAACGACGCCTGATGTTAAAGGAACAATTAGCGGTGTTACCGGAACTGCTGAAGTTTCTGTAACGATTAATGCAATTGAATATTCCTTAGATTCAGTGACTAATGGAAATTGGAGTATGACAGTTGGCGAAGATGGCCACCCATTGGAATCGGAACATTATTACACAGTTGAAATTACAGCTACTGATGGAACAGGAGACAATTCTACAACCGCTTACATCTATGTGGATGAGGGTTGCCCTTATGAATTTTATTATACTGGAGATGGAGGAGAAGAAGCTGAATTTTCATCGATTACTTTTAGTGAGACATATAATTATACTTCCGATGATGGGCTTTTCTCGCTTTCTTTTCCGGCTGGAACTGTAGTTGTGCAAAGGGGCGGAGGGACTTTTGATCTTGCGGATTGGTATGCTGAAATTGTCGATTCCAATAATGAAAGAATCATTTCAAAGCTTCGTTTTGGAATTCCCGATGAGGATTTGGATTTTTCTGTTCACGATGTCATTGTTACTTTTAATGTCGGCGAAGAATATAGCGGGCAAAGTTTAAATATATTTTCAAGAGGGGATGGCGATAATGATGAGGGTTGGGAGCCATTGGAGATTGATTGCACCGTTACGGAAGGCGGTAGTTGCACGTTTAGCATTAATCATGCTTCTTATTTCTCAATCAGCCAATATACCAGCATCGCTGAAACCGAAGAAGGAGAAAATGATGATAATGACGATGACAACAATGATGATGATTCAGAAACGGCTCACATTGATTCCTGGAAAGCTTATCGTTATGAGGATGCCAACAAAAGCTGTTCATCACGGCTGAAATTAACCATTAAAGGCAAATATTTCGACAAAAATGCTGAAGTAAAAATTGGAAACAATGAAGCTTCTTCTGTGAACACAAAATCCAGCAAAAAAATTGTTGCCAAATTCTGTATGAGTAAGCTGCTAGATAATCAAGCTAGCCATAAAAAAACTATTAGCGTAACCAATTCCGATGCTGACATGGAAAAAGCGGATAAAAAGATAAATCTGGACGATGTCGGCTATAGCGCATCAGAGAAAGACTTTGATATTCAGACAACTGAAGGAGCAAAAAGTATCCAAGCAGCTCTGGCCAAACTCGGATTTTTGGATGAAGGATATGTTACCGGATTTTACGGATTAATTACGACAAATGCGGTTGTTGAGTTCCAAAAACAGAATGGCATTTCTCAAACTGGATATGTAGGGCCATTAACGAAAACGAAATTGGAAGAAAAAATGAAATAG
- a CDS encoding glycosyltransferase family 39 protein has product MKNFFSRYAIYLILLGASVLRFLRIDNRDFWYDEAFTGVAIKERFWGMIDMIIKDVHPPLYYVSVKIFSSFFGYSVFGIRLYSAIFGVLGIWVVYLLTKNLFGKKAALWASAVMAISPFAIQYSQEARMYAMFGFLFTLASHFFIRGLQTEEKKYYYLWGLFLGLSALTHYMGIITAPIFFLVSFGWRVFEDRKVKEKYSFLKLRKMIFEKKVLLGYGVFGLFFSFWIPVFARHILKAGSLTWIKPATIADIFKNIQIFIFGSPLGEMTGGTTGIPIPSELSLMSSESMLVMVAMFSVAIMIYLFGKEEKKEKIAGVFILSFGYLIAIYILSMLGIHYLVSRYILPVAYVIFIILGLWLSKIKSAYAIVVFLTYIVLSSSVIPVPNSTGWQKFQRDAGKFQGREFYIFNPFDYVIAKSYIGSDDLIIYNLELPAHSYAEKWAAIGQTGKRTENFDDIRNNNGIIISNVIIKDEINGKEDETYRKNLNLNGISVLAKYDNVILYEFK; this is encoded by the coding sequence GTGAAAAATTTCTTTAGTAGATACGCTATTTATTTGATACTTCTGGGAGCATCTGTTTTGAGATTTTTGAGGATTGATAATCGTGATTTTTGGTATGATGAAGCTTTTACCGGAGTGGCAATCAAGGAAAGATTTTGGGGAATGATCGATATGATCATCAAGGATGTTCACCCCCCGCTTTATTATGTTTCCGTAAAAATATTTTCTTCATTTTTTGGCTATAGCGTTTTCGGAATAAGATTGTATTCTGCAATTTTCGGAGTTCTGGGAATTTGGGTGGTCTATCTTCTTACCAAAAATCTTTTTGGCAAAAAAGCGGCGCTTTGGGCAAGCGCCGTAATGGCGATTTCTCCTTTTGCTATCCAATATTCTCAAGAAGCAAGAATGTATGCGATGTTTGGATTTTTGTTTACGCTGGCTTCGCATTTTTTTATCCGAGGGCTTCAAACGGAAGAGAAAAAATATTATTATCTTTGGGGATTATTTTTGGGACTCTCGGCGCTCACGCATTATATGGGAATTATCACCGCTCCAATTTTCTTTTTGGTTTCTTTTGGGTGGAGGGTTTTTGAAGACCGCAAAGTAAAAGAAAAATACAGCTTTTTGAAACTGAGAAAAATGATTTTTGAAAAAAAAGTTCTTCTTGGATACGGAGTTTTCGGATTGTTTTTTTCTTTCTGGATTCCGGTTTTTGCGCGGCACATTCTCAAAGCCGGAAGCCTGACTTGGATAAAACCGGCGACGATTGCGGATATTTTTAAAAACATTCAGATTTTTATTTTTGGATCTCCTCTGGGCGAGATGACCGGAGGAACAACCGGGATCCCGATTCCGAGCGAACTTAGTTTGATGTCATCCGAATCGATGCTAGTGATGGTCGCAATGTTTTCAGTGGCTATCATGATCTATCTTTTTGGAAAGGAAGAAAAAAAAGAAAAAATTGCCGGAGTTTTTATTCTCTCTTTCGGATATTTGATTGCCATCTATATTCTTTCAATGCTGGGAATTCATTATTTGGTTTCTCGCTATATTCTTCCAGTTGCCTACGTGATTTTTATTATTCTGGGACTTTGGCTTTCAAAAATTAAAAGCGCGTATGCGATTGTCGTTTTTTTAACGTACATAGTTTTATCATCTTCTGTTATTCCTGTCCCAAATTCGACCGGTTGGCAAAAATTCCAGCGAGATGCTGGAAAATTTCAAGGCAGGGAATTTTATATTTTCAATCCTTTTGATTATGTGATTGCCAAATCATATATCGGTTCGGACGATCTTATTATTTATAATCTAGAATTGCCGGCTCACTCCTATGCCGAAAAGTGGGCGGCGATAGGACAAACCGGAAAAAGAACGGAAAATTTTGACGACATCCGAAATAACAATGGAATAATTATTTCCAATGTGATAATAAAAGACGAAATAAACGGAAAGGAAGATGAAACTTATCGGAAGAATTTAAATCTAAACGGAATCAGCGTTTTGGCAAAATACGACAACGTGATTCTTTACGAGTTTAAATAA